The Amaranthus tricolor cultivar Red isolate AtriRed21 chromosome 2, ASM2621246v1, whole genome shotgun sequence genome contains the following window.
GGTCTCATACATTCTCGTTTTCAGATCTAGCAAATTTGGTCAACATAGCTGCCATTAAGGCTGCAGTTGAAGGTGCCGAAAAGTTGACGGCTGCTCAACTGGAGTTCGCAAAAGACAGAATACTAATGGGTACGGAGCGAAAAACTATGTTCATGACTGAGGACTCCAAAAAGGTGAttaaatgattttaataatTCGAGGCCGTAGCTGCCTGATAAGGAAGATAGAATATGTTAAAATGTTTTAAGGAGACAATTTAATAGGCATTCATTCATATCCCTTAAAAATAGATACTCTATTGCCCCACTAAATATGTTAGACTTGAAGAATGTATAGTATATTTGAAAACTTAAGAGGAGACCGATCTCTTACTTTACCTAAAAAATTGTCTTGCATAATTTTGAAGCTCAAACTTCTATTTTTGTGGGCACTATATGTAGTACTCCCTTTCTCCCTCTCATTTTGCATcagtttctattttaatttgtcgCACTGATTTTGCACGCTTTCCATTTTTAACAATGGTTCCGCTCTTCATCTTTTAATCTGATTCACAAACTTATACTTTATCTCCATCTTAACCACTCATTTCTATCTTCCACTTGCTTTTTCACATTCTCCAACCCAATTTCCCCTTTTACTTAATTTTACTCATTTTGCAACTGGTGCAAAATGAGAGGGCCATAGGAGTATATAGTACCCTTTCCTATTCTTCTCATTTATCCCATTTCTCATTTTACAATgttcatcaatcactcttaatttgtgttttattgttAATCTATAAGCTACGagatagtcaagtgagattttttgattcaactttttataaatttttacttttacataattaaagatattatgtGTTGAATTAGTGTATCAGCAAACGTATAATGAGAAATGGGACAAATGGGAAGAATGGATTGGagcataatttatttttattggtaTATAAAAAATGCTCAGGCAGTAGTTTTGAAGGATATTAGCAACGTTTGTGTCGCAAGCTTTTAGATAAGATCATTTTCCACAAAACATAAGTGCGTTAGTACATTGAGGACTGAGGAGTTATTTTCTTACTCTAATTGTACAATGGCTTCTGAAATCTGGACCCAATTGTATATACCACTGTAAGAACTTCGTATTATGAATTACTAAGTGAACAAGAAATCGGAATAATATCAAGTTTAATGGATAAATTAGAgtaatttctttttgtttttacatGCAGCTTACTGCATACCATGAGAGTGGGCATGCAATTGTGGCTTTGAACACTGAGGGTGCTCATCCAATCCATAAAGCAACGATTGTGCCACGTGGATCCGCTTTGGGGATGGTTACACAACTCCCTTCAAATGATGAGACCTCGGTTAGCAAGAAACAACTATTGGCTCGTCTTGATGTTTGTATGGGAGGTAGGGTCGCAGAGGAGCTTATATTCGGTCAAGATCATGTCACGACTGGAGCGAGTAGTGACCTCAACACTGCTACAGAGCTTGCTCAATATATGGTATGCATCCgtaaaaaatttttgtttatgaAAAGTATTTTTTCAGTATTCATTGACATTTGTCGGATTTTCCGTTTGATTTGTAAGGTAACAAGTTGTGGGATGAGTGATACAATTGGTCCCGTTCATCTCAAAGATAGACCAGGTTCAGAAATGCAATCTCGTATCGATGCAGAGGTCTGTCTAAGAACCTACCGTTCGATGGTTATTTGTTGATTTGTTTGTTTGCTGTATAACCCAATCTTCTGCGTTTGTTCATTAGGTTGTCAAACTTCTTAGAGATGCATATGACCGGGTGAAGGCCTTGCTAAAGAAGGTTAGTTTGATAATTAGTGAATTGCGCTACATTTAACTTTAGCTACATGTTATGACTTGAGCTTTTATTCCAATGGTCTATTTGGTAGGCGAATAATCTGTATTAAATGGTAGAAATGATAATTTACTATATGTGTTTGCGAATAGTCTCACCCCTTTATCCATggtatatactctaacacgccccctcacacgagagcccattgggCAAGAAGTATGGATGCGCACatgcgctgaatattccactttaaatgtgGGGTGGTTTAAATCGAACCCGTGACTTTTTGTCACGctagcttctgataccatgtcgaggaaccaactcaaccaaaagcttaagctgatgattgagACCCTAggttatattatatactctaacaccaTTTGTTAATTCACTAGAATTTGAAGTTTTAGTCTTGAATCGGGATTAATATTATTCAAATTGTGATGTCCCAGCATGAAAAGGCGCTGCACGCTCTTGCCAATGCACTATTGGAATATGAGACGCTAAGTTCGGAAGACATCAAACGTATTCTTCTTCCGTATCGTGAAGAAAGGCAACTAACGGAGCCTCAACAACAGCAAGAAGGCGAACTTGTATTGGCCTAAACCGGGTGTCCCTTATTATTAGCTATTGAACGTTACTGGAGTGAAGCTGATGCTTGTCGTGGAACGAACAAAACCCAGCTCGCCAACTGTTCGGGAtatcattgttgattgttcactAACATACAAAGCATTCTTACCATAAATAGCAGGTGCAAGTCATTCCTTTCGAAGGCATTCATTTTTGCAGATCAAATTTCAGAAGAATTTTCAGAAAAAAGGTGTGTACTCTATGAGATAGTAGTGGGCTTTCTTGAAGTGTTTAAAAGGAAATTATGTTGGAAATATCAGAAATTGTACAATAGTAATTAGACACTAATTGTGAATGATAAGTATTAAGGTTTTCTATGTTAATGATCAAGAACTTATAACCCAAACTTGAAATTTGACCTATCACTTGCACATgaacttgatgatgaagaaaataTGAAAATGTATATTTTGAAGATGCATGTCGATTCATCGGAGGCCAAAATAGACTGTTAAGCTTCCAAATCCCCAGGCATAATCGATCCATCTAAGAAGAATCAAAGCGGCATCCTCACTTCGCGTTGAGTGTCGAGCTATCCTTGATTATTATTGATATGATTATATGAATAGAACTTTCTAAAATGTTGACATCTCGAAGGGTTCGAGGAGAGTAATTTTTGTGTTGCAAAGTTGATGTCCGGTGCATTTGATAACCTAGTACTCTAGTTGTTGGGATTTGTCTTATACcgatgaattaaagatggtatACATGCACTTTTCAAGTTATTGAGAAATAGTATCTTTTTGGCTTATAAAGTGTATGCTCTGTTTTTTTGATTACATGTTGATATTCATAATAAGTTCATCTCAAATTAACCATAGTACTCTATTTTTCAAGccaatttatatgtattttgaaTATTACTACATTTTAAATTTCATAGCGGTATTATATTTCTCTCTTAAACTCATTTATAAACTTAAGTTTTATACATCTTATTTAGATAATCTTTGTAtgcactttttttttctttttatctcaaTACTCGTTCAAATTTTACAAAGTGATAAAATtacattgttaataaaattgaGAGGAAATAGTTTATTCTTCACGATGCTACAATTTTTTACCTTTGTCaaatgtgaaaatttgaaaaaaataagattatttaacaactttattccaaaaataagtttcgttcaaactttatttccaaaataagcgtctttgccTCCAAACCTAGGCTTAGTGTAAACTCGcgcttactaacagcgaattagagcaaatggtcaaaatttgaGCCAAGGGacaattcgctgttagtaacagcgacttaaggagttgactggtcaactcatatgtcgttgttactaacagcgacttaatgcgagTTTAATTTTCAGTtgtccttcttcctcatttcagtttACTCCCTCATTCCAAGTTTGTAACCTACGagatctccctcttctttccaccattaaaataacttttatccttcaattattttcatcaaattccaagtttgtactactaattagttctgtcatcttcctaTCTTCACTTAAGgtactatttttttgtgtttttctccattttcgaaaattagggttcacaAAATATTCATAAATTTTCACATAAATGCAGATTcttaaacttgcaatttactacttcttgttgatctacagcttattaaggtacgtttttattataatttttttagttgttgttgattttaaaatgtatgtcatttaTATTGGTCATATAATATCAAATTCTatgaatatgtcaaatgtacttgttatttgccatgatcttcatattgaggttgtttgttcatgaatttaatgtagaatatgttttagtttaatgtagaaaatgtttgaATGCGAACcctaaatttgaatttaatttagagaatgtttgaatgcaaaacctaaatttaatcaatgttgttatgtagtatatatttatgaacttgatggtgatgttgattttgtacgtattgttgtagaaatagcttcatttcgtgtgactgttgtatgcttttggaatggatcaattcgatcaagtagtaaCATGGCTTGCGCGTAACATGGTTTGCACGTAACATAGATTATTAGGAGTCCGACCTCCCGCAGAGGTAGCCAAAGGGAGTAGCCTACGTGTAGCATGGCTTGCGCAGAACTTCTCgcacctccctgaaggtgctgatgaggCTACCGTTGAGAGATACCCTAAGGCGTATCTCTTATATCTGATTGGTGCTGTCTTGTTCTCCAACAAGACTGGCAACAGGGTACAACTTTTATACTTGACAttgcttgatgcgccatgggaggtcatctccggTTACAGCTGGGGTTCCGCAGCCCTAGCTTATCTGTATAGAAGACTATGTGAAGCTTCacggaagaacgtgaaggagatcgctggGCCCCTGATTACTCTGCAGGTAATACTAACTTTACATGTTAAcgctttatttcttaatttgtttttgtgtttcaattacttacttatatctgtaattcatagctttgggcgtgggagcacattctcattgggcaaccgatgaggagtgtgggacgtggtgcatttcctccaccaattcttccaccccCACATGTGCCGTATGGATCGCGATGGTCCTTTGAAAGACGTACAAGGACCCACACAGAATCGGGCGTGGGGTTCTAAcgcgatcaactcgatctactTCGAGCTGACCAGGTAAAAACTTCACTACAACTTGTCTTGTAACTATCATattgcgtaatttattaattacattttcacgTGAAGTTTtgatgggacccttaccccgctgaggcatacgctgcattgcctcagcactcagggatcttgtcaggggcgtggagagcctctgtacctttgatatgcttcgacatagtcgaagtgcatctccctgagcgcgtactgcgccaatttggaatggtacagggcatcccgccaCCTTGTGACACAGTAGCGGATCTCCATCACAGTTCACGCAAGAGTCGGGAGCCCAAGAACTGGTTGGAGATCAACTAGCGCCATATAGCTCGTTGGGATCACATGATGGAGCTACTGGCCCAAGGTGCGTCGATCGAGGTtgtaggcgcacctacttcggcgaattacatgtcgtggttcctctccatcactcgtcgatggatgacaccacgaggtatcaccGCGGCAAcccagtacgctcccgcagcaccgacgatgaaacactttgtaagtattcttcaacgttgattattatccatagaacttacatgttatacatttcattaatacttcagtcttaatgcaggcacagggcCTTGCATCTGTCATCAGCTCCACCCAAGAGGAGCCTGTGTGGGaaattgcccaaggcatactcctagggacacAGACACAGTTTTagcacttcattccagaagtcgCTGTGCCCGACACCAGTATGGACGAGCAgtggtcatctcctcatcatgccgacgttcatcttgatgAGGTAGACTTAACGTGTCCCGACTATGGTGCCAGGTCCTCACAAGGGGCTAGATcatcacattatcaatcacctcccctacctgagcgtcatgcgacggcctcttactatcgcaggaggcgtcgtaaaccgtcacagttagacagggtacaggaggaggattagcattaggccattagtatactgtttgtatatattgaacattagtgacattttgtattattaagtctttaagctcttgtttttctttttcaagccgtattattaagtctctctgccatttggtaccctccgagcaatccatctaaagtatgtgcaatctaatccttcaaccaagtagaaaggacaagcaacaaaatcacgcccaggatcgaagtcgctccaatctgtattaatctcaacttcataaccacaatcacaaagctcttcaatagaatgctcctgtgacatctacggaacacatatgatatagta
Protein-coding sequences here:
- the LOC130805416 gene encoding serine/threonine-protein phosphatase 7 long form homolog; translated protein: MYVIYIGHIISNSMNMSNNFSHLPEGADEATVERYPKAYLLYLIGAVLFSNKTGNRVQLLYLTLLDAPWEVISGYSWGSAALAYLYRRLCEASRKNVKEIAGPLITLQLWAWEHILIGQPMRSVGRGAFPPPILPPPHVPYGSRCSGSPSQFTQESGAQELVGDQLAPYSSLGSHDGATGPRCVDRGCRRTYFGELHVVVPLHHSSMDDTTRYHRGNPVRSRSTDDETLCTGPCICHQLHPRGACVGNCPRHTPRDTDTVLALHSRSRCARHQYGRAVVISSSCRRSS